A region from the Desulfitobacterium dehalogenans ATCC 51507 genome encodes:
- a CDS encoding dicarboxylate/amino acid:cation symporter, which yields MEKKRMSLTLKIFIGMTLGIFFGWFFGDKISSIKIIGDIFLRLIQMAIIPLIFTGVSCAIGGLGGDMKKLGRLGYKLLIFYVGTTIIAIVIGVGIGNIFQPGTGITPPTDLLSSPVSEISAPSISEVILKMVPKNPVDAMARQDMFQMVIFSAFFGLALSMLGDAGTRILSAFSVINSAAIQMITIIMKMAPYAVFALMTWVTGTVGIEVLIPLAKYLVTLIIALILQTFVICGIVVWGIARVSPIQFYRRSLNAMIVAFTTCSSAASLPISIETAQRNLGVGKTISQFALPLGATMNSDGTAMFHAVASIMIAQFFGIEFGLTEQIMLVFFAVLIGLGGTAVPGGGMVTLAIVLNAVGLPIEGIALLAGVDRIAEMFRAVLNVTDDLSGAVAIAAWEKDFDKEVFYGRKEAVLD from the coding sequence TTAGCTCTATAAAAATCATTGGTGATATTTTTCTGAGACTAATTCAAATGGCTATTATTCCTTTAATCTTCACCGGAGTGTCGTGCGCTATCGGTGGGTTGGGTGGAGATATGAAAAAGCTTGGCCGTTTAGGGTATAAGCTGTTGATTTTCTATGTAGGAACTACAATTATCGCCATTGTCATTGGTGTGGGGATCGGTAATATATTTCAACCAGGAACAGGTATTACTCCCCCGACCGACCTTCTTTCTTCTCCGGTAAGTGAAATATCTGCTCCCTCGATTTCAGAGGTTATTTTGAAAATGGTACCTAAAAATCCTGTAGATGCTATGGCTCGCCAAGATATGTTCCAAATGGTGATATTTTCTGCTTTTTTTGGCCTGGCTTTATCCATGTTGGGAGATGCGGGAACTCGGATTTTATCAGCGTTTAGCGTCATCAACTCCGCAGCAATTCAGATGATCACCATCATTATGAAAATGGCCCCTTACGCTGTGTTCGCTTTGATGACCTGGGTAACAGGAACTGTGGGGATTGAGGTTTTGATTCCTCTGGCAAAATATCTCGTTACTTTGATCATTGCTCTCATTTTACAGACATTTGTTATTTGCGGTATCGTAGTATGGGGTATCGCTCGAGTAAGTCCGATCCAATTCTATCGAAGAAGTCTGAATGCGATGATCGTGGCGTTTACCACATGTTCATCAGCGGCCAGTTTGCCCATATCCATTGAGACAGCCCAGAGAAACCTCGGTGTAGGTAAAACCATAAGTCAGTTCGCATTACCATTGGGGGCGACGATGAATTCGGATGGAACCGCAATGTTCCACGCTGTGGCCAGTATTATGATCGCTCAATTTTTCGGTATTGAGTTTGGACTAACAGAGCAAATCATGTTGGTTTTCTTTGCTGTGCTTATTGGTCTTGGTGGTACTGCAGTGCCCGGAGGAGGGATGGTGACCTTGGCTATTGTCCTCAACGCGGTTGGACTTCCTATTGAGGGAATTGCGTTATTGGCTGGAGTGGATCGGATTGCAGAGATGTTTCGTGCAGTATTGAATGTAACCGATGATTTATCGGGTGCAGTGGCTATTGCTGCCTGGGAAAAGGACTTTGACAAAGAAGTGTTTTACGGGAGAAAGGAAGCTGTTTTGGACTAA
- a CDS encoding homocysteine S-methyltransferase family protein has protein sequence MILDKESNLIFDGAMGTMLQKYDLNPGQPPEVLNITRPEIIEEIHRKYIEAGSNIITTNTFGAIETKLKGTGYTVEEVVQSAIAIARKAAGNNLVALDVGPTGELVEPLGDLSFEEVYDLYTRQIKAATLTGKVDLVLIETFFDLTEVKAAIKAAKDHSSLPVICTFTFQKQGKTLMGNDVKTVAASLEEYGVDAIGANCSLGPCEMLPIVETMVSSTHLPILVQPNAGLPKLIDNQTVYDVEPKEFARYIKAMANLGVKWFGGCCGTTPEFIRAVKESLSLL, from the coding sequence GTGATACTAGATAAAGAATCAAATCTTATCTTTGATGGAGCAATGGGCACCATGCTGCAAAAATATGACCTTAACCCCGGTCAGCCCCCAGAGGTATTGAATATAACAAGACCGGAGATTATCGAGGAAATCCATAGGAAATACATCGAAGCCGGCAGCAATATTATCACTACTAATACCTTTGGAGCCATTGAGACGAAATTAAAAGGAACCGGATATACCGTAGAGGAAGTAGTTCAGTCAGCTATTGCCATTGCCCGAAAAGCAGCAGGAAATAACCTGGTCGCTTTAGATGTGGGACCAACCGGTGAGCTTGTTGAACCTTTGGGAGATTTATCCTTCGAAGAGGTGTATGACTTATACACCCGTCAAATCAAGGCAGCGACTTTAACCGGGAAAGTCGATCTGGTATTAATCGAGACCTTTTTTGACCTAACTGAAGTAAAAGCAGCCATTAAGGCTGCTAAGGATCATTCTTCCCTGCCCGTTATCTGTACATTTACTTTCCAAAAGCAAGGAAAAACCTTAATGGGCAACGATGTCAAGACGGTAGCAGCTTCTTTAGAAGAGTATGGTGTTGATGCTATTGGCGCCAACTGTTCTTTAGGTCCCTGTGAGATGTTGCCCATTGTTGAAACTATGGTGTCTTCTACCCATTTGCCTATTTTGGTTCAGCCCAACGCTGGGTTGCCGAAATTGATCGATAACCAAACCGTCTATGATGTAGAGCCTAAGGAATTTGCCCGATATATAAAGGCTATGGCTAATCTGGGTGTGAAGTGGTTTGGCGGATGCTGTGGGACAACTCCTGAGTTTATCCGTGCTGTAAAGGAATCGTTGAGTTTACTATAA
- a CDS encoding MBL fold metallo-hydrolase: MINFSKYKDIIITHGLCSGLSIKMNVYIYLVDGLLFDTGPSTLQKDTAKFFSQQTIEQVALTHVHEDHSGMAHWLQKNKLVPIYLHSEAIKTAEKRGRYRLYRRLIWGGREPFYPQAMPKVIRTERYTFEAIEAPGHTEFHHVFYEQDQGWLITGDLYIGRKVVLALYEENMLQMIATLEKVLQLDFDTMFCSHAGVVLKGKEKMRQKLDFLTELQDKVRELRAKGLTDGEIDKIIYPKKQAIKTLSGGEWSSYNIIHTI, encoded by the coding sequence ATGATAAATTTCAGTAAATATAAAGACATTATTATTACTCATGGTCTCTGTAGTGGACTTAGTATTAAGATGAACGTCTATATCTACTTAGTGGATGGACTGCTTTTTGACACTGGACCATCTACCTTGCAAAAAGATACAGCGAAATTCTTCAGTCAGCAGACCATTGAACAAGTCGCTCTTACCCATGTCCATGAAGATCATTCCGGTATGGCCCATTGGCTGCAGAAGAATAAACTGGTACCCATCTATCTTCACTCTGAGGCTATTAAAACCGCGGAGAAAAGGGGAAGATATCGGCTATATCGTCGTCTTATCTGGGGAGGTCGAGAACCTTTTTACCCTCAAGCCATGCCGAAGGTGATCCGGACGGAGCGATACACTTTCGAGGCCATTGAGGCACCTGGCCATACGGAGTTCCACCATGTATTCTATGAGCAGGATCAAGGCTGGCTCATTACAGGAGATTTGTATATAGGTCGGAAAGTGGTCTTAGCTCTTTATGAAGAAAATATGCTTCAGATGATAGCTACCCTAGAAAAAGTACTGCAGCTTGATTTTGATACGATGTTTTGTTCCCATGCCGGGGTCGTTCTTAAAGGCAAGGAAAAAATGAGACAGAAGCTTGATTTTCTTACGGAATTGCAGGATAAGGTGAGGGAATTGAGGGCCAAAGGTCTTACCGATGGAGAGATTGATAAAATAATATACCCCAAAAAACAGGCCATCAAAACACTCTCTGGAGGGGAATGGTCATCCTACAATATCATTCATACTATTTAA
- a CDS encoding cellulose binding domain-containing protein encodes MKRIILFLALVLAMVSSIAAGTLASYTVAIDNLAGGSVVAKEFIFVGEGTDTFQEGLKIAPSETLQWQFKVKNYEKYVISETDIYYKLTFSISASPGKKAIEPLTVTVRDGMGTILNQVTGVGTFDLLGSFLLAETGQERDILVEIAWPSESKSDKDYAGEKFGTSIIVDAQASQVPLDSSPNPETPEPEQGQVSVLYETTPPWQNGQSGEYQYQYKITITNNSSVPIEDWFMTFLLQSDRLNNAWNAKLISRSPQGIYRFENPAYNNVSMDNILPGQSVSFGGLASGMGVDTLQNIGVGGSNTGLISNVNVIHQP; translated from the coding sequence GTGAAGAGGATAATCCTTTTTTTAGCATTGGTATTGGCAATGGTAAGCTCAATTGCAGCAGGGACACTTGCATCTTATACTGTCGCCATCGACAACCTTGCTGGAGGCAGTGTGGTGGCTAAGGAGTTTATTTTTGTCGGTGAAGGAACGGACACCTTTCAAGAAGGGTTAAAAATAGCACCTTCGGAGACTCTTCAATGGCAGTTTAAAGTGAAGAACTATGAAAAGTATGTGATATCTGAGACAGATATTTACTATAAACTTACATTTAGTATATCCGCTTCCCCAGGTAAAAAGGCTATTGAGCCCCTCACAGTAACTGTGAGAGATGGAATGGGGACTATTCTGAACCAGGTAACGGGGGTTGGGACATTTGATCTTTTAGGATCCTTCCTTCTTGCTGAAACAGGTCAAGAACGAGATATATTGGTGGAGATTGCTTGGCCCAGCGAAAGTAAGTCGGATAAGGATTATGCTGGGGAAAAATTTGGTACCAGTATCATAGTGGATGCCCAGGCTTCCCAGGTGCCCTTGGACAGCAGTCCAAACCCGGAAACTCCTGAACCCGAGCAGGGTCAGGTAAGCGTGCTTTATGAAACCACTCCCCCTTGGCAGAACGGGCAAAGCGGAGAGTATCAATATCAATATAAGATTACCATCACCAACAATTCCTCTGTACCCATCGAAGATTGGTTTATGACCTTCCTCCTCCAAAGCGATCGGTTGAATAATGCCTGGAATGCCAAGTTAATATCGCGTTCACCCCAAGGAATTTATCGATTTGAAAACCCAGCCTATAACAACGTGAGTATGGACAACATCTTACCCGGACAAAGCGTATCTTTTGGAGGATTGGCCAGTGGGATGGGTGTGGATACACTCCAAAATATTGGTGTTGGTGGTAGTAACACAGGTCTTATCTCTAACGTTAATGTGATACACCAACCTTAA
- a CDS encoding GerAB/ArcD/ProY family transporter — protein MIKFEKEIISSSQLNFLVIGFVTGGLVTVPYSTQIINQDNWLAVIIAFILSLPMVLVYIHLAQRFPKNNLIEIHDIVYGPFVGKLISATYIIFVFNLLIYNLVYVGDFSLTYLLPETPMWIVLLMFTFVCTWAVRSGLEVIVRVNPLFVAITLFITFSTMILLIPEMDFSNLIPLFDTPMPDFIQGVHVMLTIPYLEIVIFLFFLPSVNNTKQIPRSILFGFSFGSLFLLLPIIRNTTVLGPLVGMLTSPSYESIRLIDIGNFLTRLEVLYAIALIIMLFIKSSLFYYVTVLSIAQLLRLHSYLPLVVPLGIIGICLSLIVHEPSLLNIDTTVDVWPFFALPFEVFLPILTLLLAKFRKLPKQKQEG, from the coding sequence TTGATAAAGTTTGAGAAGGAAATTATTTCAAGTTCACAGCTCAACTTTTTAGTCATCGGTTTTGTCACGGGGGGCCTCGTTACAGTACCCTATTCTACACAAATCATTAATCAAGATAATTGGCTTGCTGTCATTATTGCATTCATTCTCAGCTTGCCTATGGTTTTAGTCTATATCCACCTTGCTCAGAGATTCCCAAAAAACAACTTGATAGAGATCCACGATATAGTATACGGTCCTTTTGTTGGCAAATTGATCTCGGCGACCTACATCATCTTTGTCTTCAATCTTCTCATCTATAATCTCGTTTATGTGGGAGATTTTTCGCTAACGTACCTTCTTCCCGAAACCCCTATGTGGATTGTTCTGCTCATGTTCACCTTTGTGTGTACTTGGGCCGTAAGGTCAGGCCTAGAAGTTATTGTTCGGGTTAATCCACTCTTTGTTGCAATCACTCTGTTTATCACTTTTTCGACCATGATTTTACTCATTCCAGAGATGGATTTTTCAAATCTTATCCCCCTTTTTGACACACCCATGCCTGATTTTATTCAAGGCGTACACGTCATGCTTACCATCCCATACTTGGAAATCGTTATCTTCTTATTTTTCCTGCCCAGTGTCAATAACACAAAGCAAATTCCACGATCCATCTTATTTGGCTTCAGTTTTGGATCACTTTTCTTACTTTTACCTATCATTCGAAATACCACGGTGCTGGGTCCTTTAGTCGGCATGCTAACCTCTCCCTCTTATGAGAGCATTCGCTTAATTGATATCGGTAATTTTCTTACGCGATTAGAAGTGCTGTATGCCATTGCATTGATTATTATGCTGTTTATTAAGAGCAGTCTCTTTTATTATGTGACGGTTTTAAGTATAGCTCAGCTCCTACGCCTGCACTCTTATCTCCCCTTAGTAGTCCCCTTAGGAATTATCGGCATCTGCTTAAGCTTAATTGTTCATGAACCTTCTCTATTAAATATTGATACCACTGTGGACGTATGGCCATTCTTTGCTCTTCCCTTTGAAGTTTTCCTTCCCATCCTCACATTATTACTGGCTAAATTTCGAAAATTACCTAAGCAAAAACAGGAGGGTTAA
- a CDS encoding Ger(x)C family spore germination protein, producing MKSRKYSLFVLLLCIILVLSMTGCWNQRELNTLAIVMGLSIDKTQVSNQLLVTAQVANPKELQSSPARSNAQAFWNIQNTGNTLFSILRDFTHISNRKLYFPHIQVLILGRDYAKEGIQEELDFFIRDHETRLNIWLVVSEGNARDVLDIEPVIDRIPAINISKLLDEQDPNSQTSTNQLNDFLTALIDRTTAPTAPLVEIVGKGDKKSLQVKGTAIFKDDKLVGELNKYETRGLLWVKDEVKSGIIDVECPEGDGKVSIELIDSKTKVSAEIRDNRVVMRVYIREKGALAAQYCAESFRTKEKVEALERNTAAAIQDEVLAAFRKAQELNADIFGFGEVVRKEHLKEWKDMKERWDEVFSEIIVEVTVDASIERSGRAHYPPVPDKE from the coding sequence ATGAAAAGCCGAAAGTACTCTCTATTCGTTCTCTTATTATGCATAATATTGGTTTTGAGTATGACAGGGTGTTGGAATCAACGAGAATTAAACACTTTAGCTATTGTCATGGGGTTAAGTATTGATAAGACACAAGTATCGAATCAACTCCTTGTCACTGCACAAGTCGCAAATCCTAAAGAGCTCCAATCATCCCCAGCTAGATCGAATGCCCAAGCATTTTGGAACATCCAAAATACTGGAAATACTCTTTTTTCGATTCTACGTGACTTCACCCATATATCTAACCGCAAACTCTATTTTCCTCATATTCAAGTGCTAATTCTCGGGCGAGACTATGCCAAGGAAGGTATTCAGGAGGAACTTGACTTTTTTATTCGAGACCATGAAACTCGATTAAACATTTGGCTCGTTGTCTCTGAAGGTAACGCTAGGGATGTTTTAGATATTGAACCTGTAATAGATAGAATTCCTGCAATCAATATTTCTAAACTACTTGATGAACAAGACCCAAACTCTCAGACCAGTACAAATCAACTCAATGACTTTTTAACCGCTCTGATTGATCGAACCACTGCACCGACTGCACCCCTAGTTGAAATTGTCGGTAAAGGGGATAAGAAATCACTTCAGGTCAAAGGAACGGCAATTTTTAAAGACGATAAGCTCGTTGGAGAGCTAAATAAATATGAAACCCGTGGACTTTTATGGGTAAAGGATGAAGTAAAGAGTGGCATTATCGATGTGGAGTGTCCAGAGGGTGATGGTAAAGTCAGCATAGAACTTATTGATTCTAAGACTAAAGTCAGCGCAGAGATACGGGATAACCGGGTGGTTATGAGGGTTTATATTCGTGAAAAAGGTGCACTTGCTGCTCAATATTGTGCAGAAAGTTTTAGAACAAAAGAAAAAGTCGAAGCTCTTGAGCGAAATACGGCCGCAGCCATTCAAGATGAGGTTCTGGCGGCATTCAGAAAGGCTCAAGAACTCAATGCGGATATTTTCGGTTTTGGTGAGGTTGTGCGCAAAGAGCACCTCAAAGAGTGGAAGGATATGAAGGAGCGTTGGGATGAAGTTTTTTCAGAGATTATAGTAGAAGTCACTGTGGATGCCAGCATCGAACGTTCGGGCAGGGCACACTATCCTCCCGTACCAGATAAGGAGTAG
- a CDS encoding spore germination protein — translation MFQYIKKQLQVMKLTHLNTYKEQKKICEYSTSNLSQDLHKNLEDIKTIFGSSYDLTIREFDFGPQGNFKGALVFLTSMIDKTFLNESIMKPLMFDTRFIEKEERKTFNINSIKTTMLSVDEVYTAATINEIIERCLTGYIGLLISGLNEALLIGTDGGETRSLEEPKTETVVRGPRLGFTENLLTNISLLRRYIRNSDLTFDTTIIGRETKTAVCIAYIKGIANPQLIDEIKRRLDRIDTDAILESGYIEQFIEDAPFSIFSTVGNNERPDAVAAKILEGRAALLINGTPFVLTVPLLFIETFASTEDYYSRPYFAGIVRMTRFLSYFISILGPAIFVALSTFHQELIPTPLLFTMAASEEDVPFPAVIEALSMGAVFEILREAGIRLPRPVGQAVSIVGALVLGESAVQAGFVSQPMVIVISLTAVASFVVPAQTDSGAILRLIMVLLAGTMGIFGIMIGFIGIVVHLASLRSFGTPFFSPIAPLTPLDLKDTIIRFPLWTMVTRPRLIGWNDPQRQAFRLKPTPPSKDEKRQDDPDQ, via the coding sequence GTGTTTCAATATATTAAAAAGCAGCTCCAAGTTATGAAGTTGACGCATTTAAATACTTATAAAGAGCAAAAGAAGATCTGTGAGTATTCCACCTCCAATCTCTCACAAGATCTCCATAAGAATCTTGAGGACATCAAAACTATTTTCGGGTCAAGTTATGACTTAACAATACGCGAATTTGATTTCGGTCCTCAGGGAAATTTTAAAGGCGCACTTGTCTTCCTAACGAGTATGATCGACAAAACATTCTTGAACGAAAGCATAATGAAACCTCTGATGTTTGATACCCGATTCATCGAAAAAGAGGAAAGAAAAACCTTTAATATCAACAGTATTAAGACGACAATGCTTTCGGTTGATGAAGTCTATACAGCTGCCACAATTAATGAAATCATCGAGAGATGCCTGACAGGCTATATCGGTTTGCTCATCTCCGGCTTAAATGAAGCTTTACTCATTGGGACAGATGGTGGTGAGACCCGAAGCCTTGAGGAGCCTAAAACTGAAACCGTTGTTCGAGGCCCTCGTTTAGGGTTTACGGAAAATTTACTTACGAATATATCCCTTTTAAGACGCTATATTAGAAATTCAGATCTTACCTTTGATACCACAATAATAGGCCGAGAAACCAAAACAGCCGTCTGCATAGCCTACATCAAAGGAATAGCAAATCCCCAACTCATCGATGAGATCAAACGTAGACTCGATCGAATTGATACTGATGCCATTCTTGAGTCAGGTTATATCGAACAATTTATTGAAGATGCTCCTTTTTCGATCTTTTCTACAGTAGGAAACAACGAGAGACCCGATGCTGTCGCAGCAAAAATCCTAGAAGGGCGTGCAGCTCTTTTAATTAATGGGACTCCTTTCGTGTTAACTGTTCCCCTGCTCTTCATAGAGACTTTCGCGAGTACTGAAGATTATTATTCCCGCCCCTACTTTGCGGGTATCGTGCGAATGACCCGTTTTCTATCTTATTTTATTTCTATCTTAGGACCGGCAATTTTTGTCGCCTTGAGCACCTTTCATCAAGAATTAATTCCTACTCCATTACTGTTTACCATGGCTGCCTCTGAGGAGGATGTGCCCTTTCCTGCCGTTATCGAAGCCTTATCCATGGGAGCGGTCTTCGAGATCCTTAGAGAAGCCGGGATACGGCTGCCCCGCCCTGTTGGTCAAGCAGTCAGTATCGTGGGGGCTTTGGTTCTCGGCGAATCCGCTGTCCAAGCCGGATTTGTCAGCCAGCCTATGGTTATCGTCATATCTTTAACAGCCGTTGCCAGCTTTGTAGTCCCTGCTCAAACAGACTCAGGAGCCATATTGCGGTTAATCATGGTTCTTCTCGCAGGAACCATGGGTATTTTTGGAATCATGATAGGATTTATTGGAATCGTAGTCCATCTTGCATCACTGAGATCTTTTGGTACTCCCTTTTTTTCACCCATTGCCCCACTCACTCCTTTAGATTTGAAGGACACTATTATTCGATTTCCTTTATGGACTATGGTTACCCGTCCGCGTTTGATTGGATGGAATGATCCCCAGAGACAAGCTTTTAGATTGAAGCCGACACCTCCTTCAAAGGACGAAAAGCGGCAAGACGATCCAGATCAATAG